DNA from Nitrospirota bacterium:
GATGAGCTCCGCGAGGCTGTGCCCGCCGAGATACCCGAATCCCGTGTCCTCGAAGACGCGGGGGATGGGTACGTCCGTGCCGTAGTCCCCGATGCGCAGGAAGGTGATAACCTTATCCGGCGGGCCCTGCATCCAGAGCTGAAGCTGGGAGTGCTGGTCGGTCGTCCCCAGCGAGGGATAGGGGGTGGAGCCCTTCCCTTCCTTGCCCAGGCTCTCGGCCCAGAGCTGGCAGAACCACTCCGAGAGGGGCTTGAGCCTGTCGGCATAGGGAAGCATCACGTTTATGTTCCGCCTCTTCCGGGCGTCCATCAGGTAGAGCATTGCGCCGAAGAGATAGGCGGGGTTTCTTTCGAGGTCCGCTTCGCGGCAGTGCTCGCGCATCTCGCGGGCACCGGCCAGAAGCGCATCGGCCCCCACGCCGATGACCTCCGCCAGAAGAAGGCCCACCGGCGTGAGGACCGAGTACCGGCCCCCCACCTCCGGCGGCACGGGCAGGGCCCGCATGCCGGAGTCGCGGGCCATCTTGCGGAGGTATCCTTTCTCCGGGTCGGTGGTGGCAAGGAAGGGCTCGGTCCTGCCTCCCAGCTTCTCGTGCATGACCATGTAGGAGGCCATCGTCTCGGCCGTGCTCCCGCTCTTGGTGACCACGTTGACCGCGGTCCTGGAAAGGTCCACCAGCGAGAGGATGTTTTCGAGGGTGCAGGGGTCCACGTTGTCGTAGATGAAGACCTTGGGGGACCTGAGGTAATTATGGAAAGGGCTCAGGGCCTCCAGGATGGTGCGCGGCCCCAGGGCGGAGCCTCCTATGCCCAGGTGCAGATAGTACCGGGAGCCCTCCCTGACCTCTCCGCCCATCTCCTTCAGGGCCGAGACGTCCTGCTCCGGCAGGTCCAGGAACGCGAACCCGGGGCGCTTCCTGCCGGATATCTCCTCGTGGGCCTTCCGGGCCCCGGCCTCGATGGTGTCGAAATCCTCCCCGGTGAGCCCCGCCTCGCCGATGACATCGGACATCATGTTGGAGTAGTCAATTTCAAGCATGCAGCCTCCTTGCCCGTGGGTTCGGTGTTCGGTACGAAGAGGCACTTCCCGGAGCGAGGGGGAAGCCGGCGTCCCAACGTCCTGGGCGGATTATATCACAGCTTGCCTGAGGAGCCCAGGGAGTCTCTTCTCACCGTTCTGACGCCTTCCACGACCAACAGGAAGATGACCACGGTAAACCCTCCGGCCAGGGCCACCAAATTCACGGCCCGGGCCCGGGCCAGCAGGATGATGACGGCGGAGACCAGAAACAGGCGGAACATCCCCAGCACCCAGAGCTTGGCCGCGGGCCGGTCGCTGCCCAGGAGGCGCTCAAGCCCCACCTGAAGCCCCTTCAGGTTGGCAAGGCCGAGCAGGCCGCCCACGAGCACGCTCAAGGGAAGCTCACGGGGCTCGATGAGGGCGCAAACGGCGGCCAGCACGGGCAGGACGACGAACGCCTGCTTATGAACCCTTCTTACCACTGCCCCCTGCCTCCCGGGCCATCCGGAAAAGGTCCCGGAAGCCGGTGATGATGCCCAGGAGGAGAAACACGAGGGTGAGCCAGGGCCGGGTGCCCAGCCACTTGTCCAGGTAGTAGCCGATGACGAACCCCACGAAGGTGGCCGCCACCAGGTTGATGCCCACCATGCTGGCACGCCAGAGCTGGCGCATAAGCGGTTTCTCCATCCTGAGATTATAGCCCTCCCGGGCGGGCGGGGGCAACGGGGTGCGCCGGGGGGGCTCAGCAGGGCCCGCGGGACAGAAGGAACCGGGCCGCCTCCTGCATGTCCGGGGCGATATGCACGCGGCCCCGGGGCGTCAGGCCCTTTACCTTCTCATCCTCGCCGGGCTGGTTTATAAAGGGGATGAGAATTCCGGTGCCGCCGGCGCGAAGAGCGGTCTCCACGTCGGTGGCCCGGTCCCCTATGACGGCGAGGCGCGCCTCTTTCAGAGAGAGACCCTCGGAGGCAAGGGCGTCGAAGACCATCCCCAGGGCGGGCTTTATGCACGCGCAACGGCAGACCAGCTCCTCCCGGAAACCGTATTGCGGATACTCTCGGACATACTCGGGGCTTGCGTGCGGACAGAGGAAATAGCCGTCCAGAGGTGCGCCCCGCTCCCGGAGAGCCTCCAGGACATAGCGGCAAACCTCGTGGGCCCGTTCACGGGTAAGACGCGGGAAGTCCCGTATGGCCACTCCCGGCTGGTTCGTCACCATATAGAGGGCCACCTCCGGGATGGTCCTGAGGAGCTTCACGCCCTCGACGACCTTCGGCAGCAGCCGCACCCGGCCCCTCCAGTCTTCATCATGGCCCAGGTACAGGTGCTCCCGCGTATCGTATATCAGGGTACCGTCCCGGTCGAGGCAGACCACGGGTTTCTTCCGCATGGACTCATGCTACCCCGGACCGGCAAACCTGTAAAGGCCGCGGGAAGGGCTTCGCGCAGGTCAGTGCCCGGAGGTCTCTTCCTCGCCCCCCGAAAGAACGGGGACCAACTTGTTGACGAGCCACAGAAGCACGAAGGGAAGGACCAGGATGGTCAGAAGTCCGAAGAACCCCTCCCTGTACGTCTCCAGGTTATGCGGCATGAAGGGCATATGGTAGTGCATGAACCCGGCGAAGGTGAGCGAGAAGCTCTGCCCGCCGATGACGACGTTCCACCGCATCATGAACACGCCCATGAGCACGAGGACAAGCGCCACCACGGCCCGCCGCACCGTAAGCCGGGGCCAGAGAAGCATGATGAAGGGCAGCAGGTTGCCAATCCCGTACTGGAGGATGAATATGTCGATGAAGTCCCTCTCGTAGATGACCGCCCGGAGGATGTCCCAGCTCTTGACCGCCGTGTAGCCGCGGAAGACCAGGTCCAGGAGCTCCAGGCTGATGGCCGCCACCATGAAGCCCACCAGGTACCTGGCGGTTATCTTCACGGTCTCTATCTCCACGCCGGCGATATCCTTGGCCGGCATCCAGGGCTTCCGGTTCCTGAGCGCCCGCAGCTTCCTGTACTCCATGATGATGATATAGGTGAGCATGCACAGGGCGATGCCCGAGACGATGGCCGACATGATGAAGATGACCGGCATGAGGGGGGTCATCCACAGGGCGTTTGCCTTGACGGAGCCGAAGATGAAACCCGCGTACCCGTGGAGGAAACAGGCCACGGGAATGCCTATCCCGGAGAGTATCTTTATGGCCTTGTGGTCGGCCTGGTCGGCGCCGGGGCCCATATCGTAGGCACCCAGGCTCATGCCCCTGTAGCAACAGTAGCGGACCCGGTTGCAAATGCCTTCGGCATTCCTCAGGCGCTCGATCTCATGGACGAAGAAGGTGCGGCTGACGAACCATATCTCCGAGGCCACGATGGCCGAGTAGGTGAAGAACACGATGCCGAAGGCCGCGATGGCGCTGGTGAAATGCGGCGTGAAAAAGACAAAGACGCCCCGCTGGGGCTGAAGCAGATGAAACAGCAGCGGCATGGGAGCGGCCACCAGGAGCGCGAAGGAGAACAGGAGGGAGAACCGGGCCATGTCCTTGAGCTCCGTCCGGCCGAACACGTGATACAGCGACGAGAGAACGAAGGCCCCGGCCACCAGGCCGGTCATGAACGGATACAGCACGATCTGAATGCTCCAGTAGATGTACTCGTTCGGATAGACGAACATCTCCTTGATGGTCCAGGCCGCGCCGTGAACTTCGGCGGCGTGTGCTTCCAATCCAGTCATCCCATCACCTTACGTTCTCGTCCAAGCCCAGATAGTAGACCAGGGGCCTGGTTCCGAATTCGGGTTTCAGCACCGCGACGCGGTCGGTCTCGACCACCTGTGCCACCGGGTCGTCGGGTTTGTTCGCCTCACCGAAGCGCCGTGCCTCGAAGGGGCAGGCCATGACACAGGCCGGCTTCATGCCCTTGACGATCCTGTGATAGCACCAGGTGCACTTTTCGGCCACCCTGTAAACGGGGTGGAAGAACCGCACGCCGTACGGGCAGGCCATGATGCAGTATCCGCAGCCGATGCACCAGGTGCGGTCCACCAGCACCACGCCGTCGGCGGTCTTGAATGTGGCCCCCACGGGGCAGACCTGCACGCAGGGGGGCTTGTCGCACTGGTTACAGAGCTTCGGCACGAAGAACGACTTCGCGATCATGTCGGGGGGAACGACCACGTTGGAGCCCAGCTCCGTATAATTATGGAAGACGTTCTGCTTGTATCCATCCCGGGCCCCCATGGGCGTATCGGCGAACACGGTGCCCGCCTCGACGGACCTGCCCTTGCCGTCTACGCTGATCTGCCCTTCCCCGGTGATGACATAGCGCTCCACCCAGGTGCGGGTGACCGGCAGGTCGTAGGGCACCTCGTTTTCGAGCTTGCACGCCTTTACGCACAGGCCGCAGCCCACGCACTTCATGGTGTCCACGAGGAAAACCCACCGCGAACGCGGTCCGGCCGTCTCCTGCGCCCTGACCGTGCCCACTCCCAACCCGGCGCCCGCGCCGGCCAAGAGGGAAAGCCGTATGAAATCTCTTCTCGATATCATTTCTTCCTGCTCAAAACCCCGGGCTGTGCGGATTGTGACACTGTACGCACTCCGTATCCGGATAGTGCTCGTCATTGTTAATGGGAGGTATCACCCGCCGCCCCGAGGTGGGGTACGGCAGGTAGGCGTGGCACCGAAGGCACAGGTCCCGCCTGCGGTCGATGGTGAGCTTCTCGGGCTTCACCGGGTGGTCGACGGCCGGACCGTGGCAGTTCTCGCACTGGATGATGGCATGAGGGCTGGCCATGATGGTCTCGTATTTCTGTGCATGGCAGCCCTCGCAGTACTCGCGGGTCTGGTACTTCACCTTGAAGTTACGCCAGAAATCTTCGGCTCCCTTCCTGTGCCAGCCGTACATGAAACCGCGTTCCCCGATGCCGAAGTCCTTGGGGACGACAAAGACCCTGGCGAGGAGAATGATGCACACAAAAGCTATGACGACATAAAGAGGACGGAGAACGTAGGATTTCATGGGGATGTAATTTACCATCGCCGACCGAATATTTCAACCTGATAAGCGGAAAGGCAAATCCCTTAAAGTCCCAGGTAGAGGGACCATGCACCGGCCGGACGCCATGAACGCGGCATCGGCACAAAAAAAGGGCGGGCCCTTCCGGCCCGCCCCGTTCGCTCTCTGGCAGTGCTGCTATCCCTTAATGAAGTCCATCGGGTTTCTGTACTCGTGACACTGGGTGCAGGTCTTCTTGGCCTGCTGCTTGGTCACGGCCCACCCGTGGGGCTTGTGGCACTGGGTGCACACCATGCCCACCACCTTGATGTGCAGCCCGTGCTTGCCCACGTCGGGTATCCGCTCGTGGCAGTTCAGGCAGTGCCCCTGCTCCGGCCGCAGCTTGCCGTGGGGCTTGTGGCAGAGGAAGCAGCTGAACCGCATGGGCGCGCCCTTGGGCACATTTATTTTGATGGCCCGCTTGATGGTCTCCTGGGACGGCTGATAGTGCGTGACGTCCAGGGTCTCCCCGGCCTTCAGGTTCTCCCTGACCTTGGGGCCGCCGTGGCAGTACAGGCACTTCCCTCTGCCCGGAAGAAGGGTGGGCGTCCTGTCCGTGTGGCAGTTGAGGCAGGCCAGCTCCTTCATGCCCGCGCCGTGGACTTCCTTGCCCTCATGGCACCTGACGCAGAAGCGCGCCTCGGGCGTGAACTTGTGCACGATGTACCCGTGGCACTTCGCGCACTCTATCTGCTCGCTGAAGTAATGCTTGGCATGCATCGTGGAGTCGTTGATGAGCGGGGCGTTCTCAAAGCCCTTCTCCCTCTCCCAATGGCACTTGATGCAGTACTTCCAGCTGACGATTATCTTGCCGTGC
Protein-coding regions in this window:
- a CDS encoding glucose-6-phosphate isomerase; this translates as MLEIDYSNMMSDVIGEAGLTGEDFDTIEAGARKAHEEISGRKRPGFAFLDLPEQDVSALKEMGGEVREGSRYYLHLGIGGSALGPRTILEALSPFHNYLRSPKVFIYDNVDPCTLENILSLVDLSRTAVNVVTKSGSTAETMASYMVMHEKLGGRTEPFLATTDPEKGYLRKMARDSGMRALPVPPEVGGRYSVLTPVGLLLAEVIGVGADALLAGAREMREHCREADLERNPAYLFGAMLYLMDARKRRNINVMLPYADRLKPLSEWFCQLWAESLGKEGKGSTPYPSLGTTDQHSQLQLWMQGPPDKVITFLRIGDYGTDVPIPRVFEDTGFGYLGGHSLAELITAEEESTELCLAGNGRPNMTITVPVVDAAHLGQLFLFFELATAFAGCLYGVNAFNQP
- a CDS encoding ATP synthase subunit I, whose protein sequence is MVRRVHKQAFVVLPVLAAVCALIEPRELPLSVLVGGLLGLANLKGLQVGLERLLGSDRPAAKLWVLGMFRLFLVSAVIILLARARAVNLVALAGGFTVVIFLLVVEGVRTVRRDSLGSSGKL
- a CDS encoding AtpZ/AtpI family protein, producing the protein MEKPLMRQLWRASMVGINLVAATFVGFVIGYYLDKWLGTRPWLTLVFLLLGIITGFRDLFRMAREAGGSGKKGS
- a CDS encoding HAD-IIIA family hydrolase, with protein sequence MRKKPVVCLDRDGTLIYDTREHLYLGHDEDWRGRVRLLPKVVEGVKLLRTIPEVALYMVTNQPGVAIRDFPRLTRERAHEVCRYVLEALRERGAPLDGYFLCPHASPEYVREYPQYGFREELVCRCACIKPALGMVFDALASEGLSLKEARLAVIGDRATDVETALRAGGTGILIPFINQPGEDEKVKGLTPRGRVHIAPDMQEAARFLLSRGPC
- the nrfD gene encoding polysulfide reductase NrfD encodes the protein MTGLEAHAAEVHGAAWTIKEMFVYPNEYIYWSIQIVLYPFMTGLVAGAFVLSSLYHVFGRTELKDMARFSLLFSFALLVAAPMPLLFHLLQPQRGVFVFFTPHFTSAIAAFGIVFFTYSAIVASEIWFVSRTFFVHEIERLRNAEGICNRVRYCCYRGMSLGAYDMGPGADQADHKAIKILSGIGIPVACFLHGYAGFIFGSVKANALWMTPLMPVIFIMSAIVSGIALCMLTYIIIMEYRKLRALRNRKPWMPAKDIAGVEIETVKITARYLVGFMVAAISLELLDLVFRGYTAVKSWDILRAVIYERDFIDIFILQYGIGNLLPFIMLLWPRLTVRRAVVALVLVLMGVFMMRWNVVIGGQSFSLTFAGFMHYHMPFMPHNLETYREGFFGLLTILVLPFVLLWLVNKLVPVLSGGEEETSGH
- a CDS encoding 4Fe-4S dicluster domain-containing protein translates to MISRRDFIRLSLLAGAGAGLGVGTVRAQETAGPRSRWVFLVDTMKCVGCGLCVKACKLENEVPYDLPVTRTWVERYVITGEGQISVDGKGRSVEAGTVFADTPMGARDGYKQNVFHNYTELGSNVVVPPDMIAKSFFVPKLCNQCDKPPCVQVCPVGATFKTADGVVLVDRTWCIGCGYCIMACPYGVRFFHPVYRVAEKCTWCYHRIVKGMKPACVMACPFEARRFGEANKPDDPVAQVVETDRVAVLKPEFGTRPLVYYLGLDENVR
- a CDS encoding cytochrome c3 family protein produces the protein MKSYVLRPLYVVIAFVCIILLARVFVVPKDFGIGERGFMYGWHRKGAEDFWRNFKVKYQTREYCEGCHAQKYETIMASPHAIIQCENCHGPAVDHPVKPEKLTIDRRRDLCLRCHAYLPYPTSGRRVIPPINNDEHYPDTECVQCHNPHSPGF
- a CDS encoding cytochrome c3 family protein, yielding MVQWWREKLPLKGKIIIAVLILVMAVGGGAVAYKFYDFTQNNPKFCVACHLMQPAYDAWSVSEHAGINCHECHHLTIPEQNQLLISFVLHRPERVPARHGKIIVSWKYCIKCHWEREKGFENAPLINDSTMHAKHYFSEQIECAKCHGYIVHKFTPEARFCVRCHEGKEVHGAGMKELACLNCHTDRTPTLLPGRGKCLYCHGGPKVRENLKAGETLDVTHYQPSQETIKRAIKINVPKGAPMRFSCFLCHKPHGKLRPEQGHCLNCHERIPDVGKHGLHIKVVGMVCTQCHKPHGWAVTKQQAKKTCTQCHEYRNPMDFIKG